Part of the Paenibacillus sp. JNUCC32 genome is shown below.
GCCAAATAAGTTCTGGCTTCATTGGCAGCTACTCATCGAAGGAGGGATGGAACTGAGTACTCTATTTTCCAAGTCCAAAACGGTTAGAGCCCCGAGCGGCAAGCGCTCGGAAATCGGAAGAGCCGCCTATCGAAGCTTCAGAAGACATTGGCAGCTGTATCTGCTGGTCATTCCGCCGGTCTTGTACTTCATCATCTTCAAGTACTTGCCCATGGCAAACGCCGTGCTAGCATTCAAGAATTATAACGTAATGAAAGGGATTTGGGGGAGTCCATGGGTCGGCACACAGTATTTCGAGATGTTTTTTCGCAACCCTGCGTTCGTGACACTGATCAAAAATACGCTGTACATTTCGTTCTATCAATTGATCGTCGGGTTTCCGATCCCGATTCTGCTGGCGTTGGCCTTGAACGAGGTGAAGAGCGCAAGGTTCAAAAAAACCGTGCAGATGGTCACCTATGCGCCATATTTCATCTCCACGGTGGTCATGGTGTCCATCATCATGCTGTTTCTGTCCCCGCGTCTTGGGATCGTGAATACCATTGCTGGCGCGCTTGGCTTTGAAGCGGTCAATTATCTTGGAGAGCCTGGCATGTTCCGTACGATCTACGTGCTGTCCGACGTATGGCAAACCATGGGCTATTCCGCGGTGATTTATCTTGCTGCTCTGGCGGGAGTGGACCCGTCATTATATGAAGCGGCCAAAGTGGATGGCGCCAATCGGTTCCAGAAAATCCTGAACGTCGATCTTCCCGGCATTCTGCCGGCCGCGGTCATCATTCTGATTCTCAGTGTAGGCAACATCATGGCACTCGGCTTCGAGAAAATGTAC
Proteins encoded:
- a CDS encoding ABC transporter permease gives rise to the protein MELSTLFSKSKTVRAPSGKRSEIGRAAYRSFRRHWQLYLLVIPPVLYFIIFKYLPMANAVLAFKNYNVMKGIWGSPWVGTQYFEMFFRNPAFVTLIKNTLYISFYQLIVGFPIPILLALALNEVKSARFKKTVQMVTYAPYFISTVVMVSIIMLFLSPRLGIVNTIAGALGFEAVNYLGEPGMFRTIYVLSDVWQTMGYSAVIYLAALAGVDPSLYEAAKVDGANRFQKILNVDLPGILPAAVIILILSVGNIMALGFEKMYLLQNPLNLSSSEIISTYVYKIGLLNANYSFATAVGLFNSLINLVLLLVVNAIAKRASNTSLW